A stretch of the Ctenopharyngodon idella isolate HZGC_01 chromosome 14, HZGC01, whole genome shotgun sequence genome encodes the following:
- the hdac3 gene encoding histone deacetylase 3 → MSNRTAYFYDPDVGNFHYGAGHPMKPHRLSLTHSLVLHYGLYKKMMVFKPYKASQHDMCRFHSEDYIDFLQKVSPNNMQGFTKSLNAFNVGDDCPVFPGLFEFCSRYTGASLQGATQLNHKICDIAINWAGGLHHAKKFEASGFCYVNDIVISILELLKYHPRVLYIDIDIHHGDGVQEAFYLTDRVMTVSFHKYGNYFFPGTGDMYEVGAESGRYYCLNVPLRDGIDDQSYRQLFQPVIKQVVDFYQPTCIVLQCGADSLGCDRLGCFNLSIRGHGECVEFVKSFKIPLLVLGGGGYTVRNVARCWTFETSLLVEESISDELPYSEYFEYFAPDFTLHPDVSTRIENQNSRQYLEQIRQTVFENLKMLNHAPSVQIHDVPSDLLSYERPDEADPDERGSEENFSRPEAANEFYDGDHDNDKESDVEI, encoded by the exons ATGTCGAACCGAACGGCGTATTTCTACGACCCAGACGTGGGGAATTTTCACTATG GAGCAGGACACCCAATGAAACCTCACCGActgtctctcacacacagtCTTGTACTGCATTATGGACTATACAAGAAGATGATG GTTTTCAAACCATACAAGGCATCCCAGCATGACATGTGCAGGTTCCACTCGGAAGATTACATCGACTTCCTGCAGAAGGTCAGTCCAAACAACATGCAGGGCTTTACCAAGAGTCTCAACGCCTTCAACGTAGGAGACGACTG tcCTGTCTTTCCAGGTCTGTTTGAGTTTTGTTCGAGATACACAGGTGCCTCTTTGCAAGGAGCAACTCAGTTAAACCACAAG ATATGTGACATTGCTATTAACTGGGCTGGAGGTTTACATCATGCAAAAAAGTTTGAG GCGTCTGGGTTTTGCTACGTGAATGACATTGTCATCAGTATTCTCGAACTCCTGAA GTATCATCCACGTGTACTGTACATTGACATTGATATTCATCATGGTGATGGTGTACAGGAAGCATTTTATCTCACAGACAGGGTCATGACTGTATCCTTCCACAAATATGGGAACTACTTTTTCCCAGGAACTG GTGATATGTATGAGGTGGGGGCTGAGAGCGGCCGCTACTACTGCCTCAATGTCCCACTGCGAGATGGCATTGATGACCAGA GCTATAGACAGCTGTTTCAGCCAGTTATCAAGCAAGTGGTGGACTTCTATCAGCCAACCTGTATCGTTCTTCAG TGTGGAGCAGATTCTTTGGGATGTGATCGATTAGGATGCTTCAATCTCAGCATACGAGGCCATGG AGAATGTGTGGAGTTTGTGAAGAGCTTCAAAATCCCGCTGCTTGTGCTGGGTGGAGGAGGCTACACAGTGCGAAACGTTGCTAGATGTTG GACATTTGAAACATCCTTGCTAGTTGAGGAGTCCATAAGTGATGAACTACCATATAGTG AATACTTTGAATATTTTGCTCCAGACTTCACACTTCATCCAGATGTCAGCACAAGAATAGAAAACCAAAATTCTAGACAA TATTTGGAGCAGATTCGTCAAACTGTGTTTGAGAACTTGAAGATGTTGAATCATGCACCAAGTGTTCAGATCCATGACGTTCCCTCTGATTTGCTGAGCTATGAGCGACCGGATGAGGCTGATCCTGATGAGAGAGGATCAGAAGAGAACTTCTCTAG GCCTGAAGCTGCAAATGAATTTTATGATGGTGACCATGATAATGATAAAGAAAGTGATGTGGAGATCTGA